From a single Bacillus pumilus genomic region:
- a CDS encoding CarD family transcriptional regulator encodes MFQIGDNIVYPMHGAGIIEAIEEKEFSDEKQQYYVINMSISHMKVMIPTRKMSGSRIRPVTDILALKNVIHIFQHGKSEQILTWKERHTINTNKIKTGNIQDGAEVVRDLMRMKKEKALNASEKKMLDDAHEFLLSELEVIKGITEKQIKSFC; translated from the coding sequence ATGTTTCAAATTGGTGATAACATTGTTTATCCAATGCACGGAGCAGGTATAATTGAAGCCATAGAAGAAAAAGAGTTTTCTGATGAAAAACAACAGTATTATGTGATTAATATGTCAATTAGTCATATGAAAGTGATGATTCCAACACGGAAAATGTCGGGTTCACGTATTAGACCTGTTACAGATATATTGGCATTAAAGAATGTCATACACATTTTCCAGCATGGCAAATCAGAGCAAATACTGACATGGAAAGAACGGCATACAATTAACACAAACAAAATAAAAACGGGTAACATCCAAGACGGTGCTGAAGTGGTACGTGACCTGATGCGTATGAAGAAAGAGAAAGCACTCAATGCAAGTGAAAAGAAAATGCTAGATGATGCCCATGAATTTTTGCTTAGTGAATTAGAG